Proteins from one Panicum virgatum strain AP13 chromosome 7K, P.virgatum_v5, whole genome shotgun sequence genomic window:
- the LOC120640056 gene encoding homeobox-leucine zipper protein ROC6-like yields MENDIPLNNNDGQGNSLNPGNETVHPNWLNNMECYQDTMENNWPLNNNDGQGNNSLNPGNETGHLNWLNSLEEYDMDALMGADDHVNNDQDEDDEEHNLQGAESSSKRSGKRFTAEQILGLESLYQRCPHPDDSTRKDLAARIGLDARQIKFWFQNRRNKVKVKAVGDENKGIQQENAQLQVENMELQQKLLCGSCRDPNEKWHLLNENAKLKDTKRRAQDYLIKLIHVTKVPHSETLEHLESAALNLVPFTDDCSTDQDTLVSYTERALYEFVMLASKGEPMWLPATNGKILNDLEYKDHTFPGLLGPCPQGFVMEGTKGTTLVRGNAFDLVGLLSDVTRWSNMFPGIIQGVRASNIVSGGSFTSLDGLIQKMNVDLWVQAPRAPNRSLKFLRFSKRIENNQWAVVDVSMDGIRGIEPDGRRIGYMSCRLLPSGCLLQDMSNGLCKVTWIVHAEYDEASVPPLFRQFFQSGTALGASRWLASLQRRCEYMAIMHSSHSSGAAMSPLGRNSVLELSQRMMASFYTAVSKPVAPLDPSNIVNEWRGICNIGTNMFEATVRMVLHQMNSNMLILQEATSDLSCSLLVYSLIEKNMMRAVMDGGDNTTAFLLPSGFAILPDGYVSYAAAAGGASSSNVPNTSQNGSAGSLLTAAYQALLSSSADHAAWTMDDAGNRICHAISKILAAVGADIAIPA; encoded by the exons ATGGAGAATGACATTCCGCTGAACAACAATGATGGACAAGGCAATAGCCTCAACCCTGGAAATGAGACAGTCCACCCGAACTGGCTCAACAACATGGAATGTTATCAAGATACTATGGAGAACAACTGGCCGCTGAACAACAATGATGGACAAGGCAACAATAGCCTAAACCCTGGAAATGAGACAGGCCACCTCAACTGGCTCAACAGCCTGGAAGAATACGATATGGATGCTCTCATGGGAGCCGATGACCATGTGAACAATGATCAGGATGAGGATGACGAGGAGCACAACCTCCAGGGCGCGGAATCATCGTCCAAGCGTAGCGGGAAACGCTTCACTGCAGAGCAGATTCTAGGACTCGAATC TTTGTACCAAAGGTGTCCCCACCCGGATGATTCAACGCGTAAGGATCTTGCTGCCAGGATTGGGTTAGATGCAAGGCAGATCAAGTTCTGGTTCCAAAACCGACGCAATAAGGTTAAG GTGAAAGCAGTTGGAGATGAGAACAAGGGCATTCAGCAAGAAAATGCTCAGCTGCAGGTCGAGAACATGGAACTCCAGCAGAAACTGCTATGCGGCTCATGTCGTGACCCAAACGAGAAATGGCACCTGCTCAATGAAAATGCAAAGCTCAAGGACACGAAACGGCGTGCGCAAGACTACCTGATCAAGCTCATCCACGTTACAAAAGTTCCTCACTCTGAGACACTGGAGCATCTGGAATCAGCTGCCCTGAACCTGGTGCCATTCACCGATGATTGCAGCACTGACCAGGACACACTTGTCTCGTACACTGAACGTGCCTTGTATGAGTTTGTGATGTTAGCAAGCAAGGGTGAGCCGATGTGGCTGCCTGCCACCAATGGCAAGATCCTAAACGACCTGGAGTACAAAGACCATACGTTCCCGGGACTACTTGGGCCCTGCCCACAGGGGTTTGTCATGGAGGGAACCAAGGGGACTACCTTAGTCAGGGGAAATGCCTTTGACCTCGTCGGCCTCCTCAGTGATGTG ACACGCTGGTCCAATATGTTCCCTGGTATCATACAAGGTGTAAGGGCTAGCAATATTGTCTCCGGTGGCAGTttcacttccctcgacgggctAATTCAGAAG ATGAATGTCGATCTGTGGGTGCAGGCACCACGCGCACCAAACCGCAGCCTGAAGTTTCTAAGGTTTAGCAAGCGGATTGAAAACAACCAGTGGGCTGTGGTGGACGTGTCCATGGATGGCATCCGTGGAATTGAACCAGATGGCAGGCGAATTGGGTACATGAGCTGTAGGTTGCTGCCCTCTGGCTGCCTCCTTCAGGACATGAGCAATGGCCTTTGTAAG GTCACATGGATTGTGCATGCAGAGTACGATGAAGCCTCTGTGCCACCGCTCTTCAGACAATTTTTCCAGTCTGGGACGGCTCTTGGTGCAAGCCGTTGGCTCGCGTCCCTCCAGAGGCGGTGTGAGTACATGGCTATTATGCACTCCAGCCATTCCTCAG GGGCAGCCATGTCGCCGCTGGGAAGAAATAGCGTCTTGGAGCTGTCCCAGCGGATGATGGCGAGCTTCTATACTGCCGTGTCGAAGCCGGTCGCTCCGCTGGATCCAAGTAACATTGTCAACGAGTGGCGTGGTATCTGTAACATTGGTACCAATATGTTTGAGGCAACTGTGCGCATG GTTTTACATCAAATGAACAGCAACATGCTGATCCTGCAAGAGGCAACCAGCGACTTGTCATGCTCGCTGCTGGTTTACAGCTTGATTGAAAAGAATATGATGCGCGCTGTCATGGATGGCGGTGACAACACCACTGCCTTCCTTCTGCCCTCCGGATTCGCCATCCTCCCAGATGGTTATGTCAgctatgctgctgctgctggtggtgcaaGCTCCTCCAACGTTCCCAACACCAGCCAAAACGGTTCTGCAGGATCTCTTCTTACCGCAGCCTACCAGGCATTGTTGTCCAGCTCCGCAGACCATGCAGCGTGGACCATGGACGACGCTGGAAACCGTATCTGCCATGCGATAAGCAAAATCCTGGCTGCCGTTGGGGCTGATATTGCTATCCCGGCCTGA